A region of the Nocardia nova SH22a genome:
GCCCCGCGAGGTTACGGCTGATGTAGTGGCGGATCTCCTCGGTGCGCCGGGTGGGCGAGGCGATATCCATCCGGATGCTGAATTGGCTCTGGCCGCTCGGTCTCTTGAGGTAGACCACGAGCTGACGAGCGACGCCCAGGGCGACCGCTTCGCCGTGGTCGTCCGCCAGCAGAGCCAGCGCCAGATCGATGCAGGCGCTCAAACCCGCTCCGGTCCAGATACTTTCGTCTCGGATGAAGATCGGGTCGGCATCCACGATGACCGCCGGATGTTCCGCGGCGAGCTGGCCGGCGGTCGACCAGTGGGTGGTGGCGCGCTTGCCGTCCAGAAGCCCTGCGGCGGCGAGGATATGAGCGCCCACACAGACCGATGCGACTCGCCTGCTCCGGGCCGCGAGCGTCCGAACCTGGTGTACCACAGCGGGGTCCGCGACAGCGCGTATCTCTCCTCGCTCGTCCGGCTCTACGGCGCCGGGCACGATCAAGGTGTCGATCTGCCGGGTGGACAGTTCGCCGAAGGTGATGTCCGGCAGCACCCGGACGCCCGCGGAGGTGGTGACCGGATCCAGCGATCGCGCGGCCAGTACGACCTGGTAACCGGTCGGTTCGGACATTTCACGCTGAGCGAGGGAGAAGACCTCGGGCGGACCGGTGACATCCAGCAGGTCGACCCGATCGAACAGGACGATAGCGACCAGTCGCTGAACGCGGGCCATGGCACTCCTCCTTCGATGTCCGGATCTGCATGCTACATGACATTGCCGACATGGCCATCGACTCATACCGTTGGACTCGTCAGCCACCATCGGGTGGCGCAGACTCACCGGAAGGCAGCTCGATGTCCACAACCCTGCGCGATCTCAACGGCCTCGATCGGACTCCGGCGGCGTTGGCCGACGCGACCTTGATCCTGATCGATTACCAGAACACCTACACCAGCGGCGTGATGGAATTGACCGGGTGGGAGTCCGCACTCGACTCCGCCGCCGAGCTACTCCACCGGGCACGCGCAGCCGGCTCACCGATC
Encoded here:
- a CDS encoding GlxA family transcriptional regulator gives rise to the protein MARVQRLVAIVLFDRVDLLDVTGPPEVFSLAQREMSEPTGYQVVLAARSLDPVTTSAGVRVLPDITFGELSTRQIDTLIVPGAVEPDERGEIRAVADPAVVHQVRTLAARSRRVASVCVGAHILAAAGLLDGKRATTHWSTAGQLAAEHPAVIVDADPIFIRDESIWTGAGLSACIDLALALLADDHGEAVALGVARQLVVYLKRPSGQSQFSIRMDIASPTRRTEEIRHYISRNLAGPLAVADIAARACVSERQLTRIFKQELGTTPAAYLESARVEVARNRLETTDDTLARVATICGFNTTDTLTRAFRRQLDTTPAEYRARFRIGRATA